Proteins from one Chroococcidiopsis sp. CCMEE 29 genomic window:
- a CDS encoding IS110 family transposase: METAVLGIDVGKSKVHVCLLLPNGKSKPKALGNNLEGYQELLNWLSRQGITKVHACMEATGSYGSALARYLYEHRQTVSLVNPSRVKGFAISEMTRTKTDKVDAGVIARFCAALHPPSWSPPAVEIEQLQAIMRRLESLNQMLQQEKNRLDVTDNASVQASISAHIQFLENELGKTRQLIHAHFEQHTNLRAQRNLLTSIPGVGEQTAASILAEIGSVTTFESARQLAAYSGLTPRERTSGTSVRGKTSLSRIGNSRLRKALFMPALTAAQCNPILHDLWERLLRRGKTKMVAVGAVMRKLLHLAFGVLKSGKPFDPDYSKPLATVAA, from the coding sequence ATGGAAACAGCGGTTTTAGGGATTGATGTTGGTAAGAGTAAAGTGCATGTTTGTTTACTCCTACCAAACGGCAAGAGTAAACCAAAGGCACTAGGGAACAATCTAGAGGGGTATCAAGAACTTTTAAATTGGCTATCAAGACAAGGAATCACTAAAGTGCATGCCTGTATGGAGGCTACAGGGAGTTATGGCAGCGCCTTAGCACGATACTTGTACGAGCACAGACAAACGGTTAGTCTGGTCAATCCCAGCCGAGTGAAGGGATTTGCTATCAGTGAAATGACGCGAACCAAAACAGACAAGGTAGATGCTGGAGTCATTGCTCGCTTTTGCGCCGCGCTGCATCCGCCCAGCTGGAGTCCACCTGCTGTTGAGATTGAGCAACTGCAGGCAATCATGCGGCGACTCGAATCGCTCAATCAAATGCTGCAACAGGAGAAGAACCGTTTAGATGTCACTGATAACGCATCTGTGCAAGCGTCGATTTCAGCCCACATTCAGTTTTTAGAGAACGAGCTCGGCAAGACACGGCAATTGATTCATGCTCACTTCGAGCAGCATACAAACTTGAGAGCCCAACGGAATTTGCTCACTTCAATTCCAGGTGTGGGAGAGCAAACCGCTGCTAGCATTTTGGCAGAAATTGGTAGTGTGACTACCTTTGAAAGCGCCCGTCAATTGGCTGCCTATAGTGGGCTGACACCGCGTGAGCGCACAAGTGGCACTTCTGTAAGAGGCAAGACAAGTCTTTCGCGCATCGGTAACTCTAGACTTCGCAAGGCTTTGTTCATGCCTGCTTTAACAGCTGCTCAATGTAATCCGATTTTACATGACCTCTGGGAACGCCTGTTGAGACGTGGCAAGACCAAAATGGTTGCAGTAGGAGCCGTGATGCGAAAATTACTACATTTAGCATTTGGAGTCCTCAAGTCAGGAAAACCTTTCGACCCTGATTACAGTAAGCCACTTGCAACTGTTGCTGCTTGA
- a CDS encoding IS630 family transposase (programmed frameshift), whose protein sequence is MPEKFIVNLNTEEREYLHQLTHKGKCPARVFKRAHILLLADEGHADETIAQMLHVGESTVHRTRQKCVDGGVKFALSEQPRPGGKRKLDGRAEAFLIATACSDAPTGQKRWTMQMLADRLVELQLVDSISDETVRRVLEKNDIKPWLNQQWCISQVNADFIWRMEEVLDLYEQPYNPCEPVVCFDERPVQLVSETRTPLPREPGKPKRYDYEYKREGTCNLFAFFQPLAQWRHIKVTDQRTAQDFALCMQYLVDVLFPFAHLIHVVLDNLNTHTPAALYQTFDAVEARRILEKLQFHYTPVHGSWLNMVELELSVLSGQCLERRIPSTEELSREVAAWEASRNQAQASVNWRFTNTQARIKLERLYPQPSLSESSLSKL, encoded by the exons ATGCCAGAAAAATTCATTGTCAACCTCAATACAGAAGAACGAGAATACTTGCATCAATTAACGCATAAGGGTAAATGTCCAGCTCGTGTGTTCAAGCGAGCACATATCCTGTTGCTTGCCGATGAAGGACATGCTGATGAAACAATTGCTCAAATGCTACACGTGGGAGAATCAACGGTACATCGGACTCGTCAAAAGTGTGTAGATGGTGGAGTTAAGTTTGCCTTGAGCGAGCAACCTCGTCCAGGCGGAAAACGTAAATTGGATGGACGCGCAGAAGCTTTTCTGATAGCAACGGCTTGTAGTGATGCGCCGACAGGACAGAAACGATGGACGATGCAGATGTTAGCAGATCGCCTCGTGGAACTACAGCTAGTGGACAGCATCTCAGACGAGACGGTACGACGAGTGTTAGAAAAAA ACGACATCAAGCCGTGGTTAAACCAACAGTGGTGCATTTCACAGGTGAATGCAGATTTTATCTGGCGGATGGAGGAGGTTTTAGACTTGTACGAGCAACCCTACAATCCATGTGAGCCGGTGGTTTGCTTTGATGAGCGCCCCGTGCAACTAGTGAGCGAAACCCGCACCCCACTTCCTCGAGAACCAGGAAAACCAAAGCGTTATGACTATGAGTACAAGCGTGAAGGCACGTGCAATCTATTTGCCTTTTTTCAACCGTTAGCACAGTGGCGACATATCAAAGTGACTGACCAACGCACTGCACAAGATTTTGCCTTGTGTATGCAGTATTTGGTGGATGTCTTATTCCCATTTGCACACCTAATTCATGTTGTGTTGGACAACTTGAACACCCATACGCCCGCTGCTTTGTATCAAACCTTTGACGCGGTTGAAGCTCGTCGTATTCTCGAGAAGTTACAGTTTCACTACACTCCAGTTCATGGCAGTTGGTTAAATATGGTCGAACTGGAACTATCGGTTTTATCTGGTCAATGTTTAGAGCGTCGCATTCCGTCCACTGAAGAACTGTCTAGAGAAGTCGCAGCATGGGAAGCATCTCGTAATCAGGCTCAAGCAAGCGTGAACTGGCGTTTCACTAACACTCAAGCACGAATCAAGCTAGAACGTTTGTATCCTCAACCAAGCCTGTCAGAATCTAGCCTGTCAAAATTGTAG
- a CDS encoding IS110 family transposase, translating into METAVLGIDVGKSKVHVCLLLPNGKSKPKALGNNLEGYQELLNWLSRQGITKVHACMEATGSYGSALARYFYEQEQTVSLVNPSRVKGFAISEMTRTKTDKVDAGVIARFCAALHPPSWSPPAAEIEQLQAIMRRLESLNQMLQQEKNRLDVTDNPDVQASISSHIQFLENELGKTRQLIHTHFKQHTNLRAQRDLLTSIPGVGEQTAASILAEIGSVTTFESARQLAAYSGLTPRERTSGTSVRGKTSLSRIGNSRLRKALFMPALTAAQCNPILHDLWERLLRRGKTKMVAVGAVMRKLLHLAFGVLKSGKPFDPDYGKPLATVAA; encoded by the coding sequence ATGGAAACAGCGGTTTTAGGGATTGATGTTGGTAAGAGTAAAGTGCATGTTTGTTTACTCCTACCAAACGGCAAGAGTAAACCAAAAGCATTAGGGAACAATCTAGAGGGGTATCAAGAACTTTTAAATTGGCTATCAAGACAAGGAATCACTAAAGTGCACGCTTGTATGGAGGCTACAGGGAGTTATGGCAGCGCCTTAGCACGATACTTCTACGAGCAGGAACAAACGGTGAGTCTAGTCAATCCCAGCCGAGTAAAGGGATTTGCTATCAGTGAAATGACGCGAACCAAAACAGACAAGGTAGATGCTGGAGTCATTGCTCGGTTTTGCGCCGCACTGCATCCGCCTAGCTGGAGTCCACCTGCTGCTGAGATTGAGCAACTACAGGCAATCATGCGGCGACTCGAATCGCTCAATCAAATGCTACAACAGGAGAAGAACCGTTTAGATGTCACTGATAACCCAGATGTACAAGCGTCGATTTCAAGCCACATTCAGTTTTTAGAGAACGAGCTCGGCAAGACACGGCAATTGATTCATACTCACTTCAAGCAGCATACAAACTTGAGAGCCCAACGCGATTTGCTCACTTCAATTCCAGGTGTGGGAGAGCAAACCGCTGCCAGCATCTTGGCAGAAATTGGTAGTGTGACTACCTTTGAAAGCGCCCGTCAATTGGCTGCCTATAGTGGGCTGACACCGCGTGAGCGCACAAGTGGCACTTCTGTAAGAGGCAAGACAAGTCTTTCGCGCATCGGTAACTCTAGACTTCGCAAGGCTTTGTTCATGCCTGCTTTAACAGCTGCTCAATGTAATCCGATTTTACATGACCTCTGGGAACGCCTGTTGAGACGTGGCAAGACCAAAATGGTTGCAGTAGGAGCCGTGATGCGAAAATTACTACATTTAGCATTTGGAGTCCTCAAGTCAGGAAAACCTTTCGACCCTGATTACGGTAAGCCACTTGCAACTGTTGCTGCTTGA
- a CDS encoding phosphoribulokinase, which translates to MSSRPIILGIVGDSAAGKTTLTKGIAQVLGPENVTIICTDDYHRYDRRQRAEIGITALHPDCNYVDIMQQHLSLLRTGQPILKPVYSHKTGTFEPPQYIKPSKFVVVEGLLGYSSRGARDCYDVKVYLAPPESLRAQWKIKRDSLKRGYTEEQVVAELQKREPDSEQFIRPQRQWADVVVSFYPPKEESEQSNGHLNVRLVLRPTIPHPDLTEIVNLTSANPTPAIRLGLDRDMSKPVDVLEIDGHAKEERVRELEKIICSDLPHLSNICTLDGNPELGKLTGTTGETLQSYPLALTQLLITYHMLKATQIYQ; encoded by the coding sequence ATGAGTAGTCGTCCAATTATTCTTGGCATTGTCGGTGACAGCGCAGCTGGTAAAACAACACTGACTAAGGGGATTGCTCAGGTACTAGGTCCAGAAAATGTCACGATTATCTGTACCGATGATTACCATCGCTACGATCGCCGTCAGCGAGCCGAGATCGGAATCACAGCGCTGCACCCTGACTGCAACTACGTGGATATCATGCAGCAGCACCTGTCTCTATTAAGAACCGGACAACCGATCCTCAAACCAGTTTATAGCCACAAAACAGGTACTTTTGAGCCGCCGCAGTATATTAAACCCAGTAAATTCGTAGTCGTTGAGGGATTGCTCGGTTATTCTAGCCGGGGGGCGCGGGACTGCTATGACGTGAAAGTTTATCTGGCACCACCTGAGTCTCTACGCGCCCAGTGGAAGATTAAGCGCGATAGTCTAAAGCGGGGCTATACCGAGGAACAGGTTGTTGCAGAACTCCAAAAGCGGGAACCCGACTCGGAGCAATTCATCCGTCCCCAACGTCAATGGGCAGATGTAGTAGTCAGTTTCTACCCGCCCAAAGAAGAATCTGAGCAGAGCAATGGTCACTTAAATGTGCGTTTGGTACTCCGACCTACGATTCCACATCCTGATTTAACGGAGATTGTCAACCTCACCAGTGCCAATCCCACGCCAGCAATTCGCCTGGGACTAGACCGGGATATGAGCAAGCCTGTCGATGTCCTCGAAATTGATGGTCATGCCAAGGAAGAACGGGTGAGAGAACTAGAAAAAATTATATGTAGCGATCTGCCCCATTTAAGTAATATCTGCACCCTAGACGGCAACCCAGAGCTTGGTAAGCTTACTGGGACAACCGGGGAGACGCTTCAGAGTTACCCCCTCGCACTGACACAGCTACTAATTACGTATCACATGCTCAAGGCTACGCAAATTTACCAATAG